In one window of Tripterygium wilfordii isolate XIE 37 chromosome 1, ASM1340144v1, whole genome shotgun sequence DNA:
- the LOC119985445 gene encoding sedoheptulose-1,7-bisphosphatase, chloroplastic produces MEASIACCARGALLPTVSSQHSKALISTPNISASFTSSRSLKSSSLMGEQLRVVSKSSLKVSKTKNYSLVTKCEIGDSLEEFLSKSTSDKGLIRVMMCMGEALRTIAFKVRTASCGGTACANSFGDEQLAVDMLADKLLFEALTYSHFCKYACSEEVPELQDMGGPAEGGFSVAFDPLDGSSIVDTNFTVGTIFGVWPGDKLTGITGRDQVAAAMGIYGPRTTYVLALKDVPGTHEFLLLDEGKWQHVKDTTEIGEGKMFSPGNLRATFDNPDYDKLINYYVKEKYTLRYTGGMVPDVNQIIVKEKGVFTNVISPTTKAKLRLLFEVAPLGFLIEKAGGYSSDGHQSVLDKVINNLDDRTQVAYGSKNEIIRFEETLYGSSRLKAGEPVGAAV; encoded by the exons ATGGAGGCCAGCATCGCTTGTTGTGCTCGTGGGGCTCTTCTTCCCACCGTTTCTTCTCAGCATTCAAAAGCACTAATCTCTACGCCAAACATCTCTGCCTCCTTCACCTCCTCCAGG AGTTTGAAATCAAGCTCACTTATGGGAGAACAATTGAGAGTGGTATCAAAGTCATCCCTCAAAGTTTCAAAGACAAAGAACTACTCTCTTGTAACCAAATGTGAAATTGGTGATAGTCTG GAAGAGTTTCTTTCAAAATCGACATCGGATAAGGGACTGATTAGGGTGATGATGTGCATGGGAGAAGCTCTGAGGACCATTGCATTCAAGGTCAGGACAGCTTCCTGTGGTGGAACAGCTTGTGCCAATTCCTTTGGAGATGAACAACTTGCTGTTGACATGCTTGCAGACAAGCTTCTCTTTGAG GCCTTGACTTACTCACACTTCTGCAAATATGCTTGCTCCGAAGAAGTACCGGAACTCCAAGACATGGGAGGACCAGCAGAAG GTGGATTCAGTGTTGCTTTTGATCCACTCGATGGATCCAGTATCGTCGACACAAACTTCACAGTTGGCACCATATTTGGGGTGTGGCCTGGAGACAAGTTGACTGGGATAACTGGAAGAGATCAAGTTGCTGCTGCCATGGGGATTTATGGTCCTCGCACTACTTATGTTCTTGCTCTTAAGGATGTTCCCGGCACCCATGAGTTCCTTCTCCTCGACGAAG GAAAATGGCAACATGTTAAGGACACAACAGAGATTGGTGAAGGAAAAATGTTCTCCCCAGGAAATCTCCGAGCCACCTTTGACAATCCTGACTATGACAAG CTGATAAACTATTATGTAAAAGAGAAATACACATTGAGATACACTGGAGGAATGGTACCAGATGTCAACCAG ATCATTGTAAAAGAGAAAGGTGTTTTCACAAATGTGATTTCACCAACCACAAAAGCCAAGCTGAGACTTTTATTCGAGGTGGCTCCGCTGGGATTTTTGATTGAGAAAGCTGGAGGTTACAGTAGCGATGGACATCAGTCGGTACTAGACAAGGTTATCAACAATCTTGATGACAGAACTCAAGTTGCGTATGGATCGAAGAATGAGATCATCCGGTTTGAAGAAACTCTATATGGATCGTCCAGGCTCAAAGCTGGAGAGCCAGTTGGTGCTGCTGTTTAA